The segment ATCGGCGTCTTCGTCAACATAGACGTGGCAGACGCCCTTGTAGTGCTTGATCACGGGAATTTTTGAATCCCTAACTACCGCGCGAATCAGCTCCTCCCCCCCCCGGGGGATAATCACATCGATGAATTCCTCAAGCTGCAGCAGCTCATAAACCGCCTCCCGGTCAGTCATCGGCACAACCTGAACGGCGCGCTCCGGAAGTGAGAATTTCTGCAGAGCTTCGGCAATGATCTTGGCTAGAGCCAAGTTGGAGTTTATCGCCTCGGATCCCCCGCGCAGGATAACGGCATTCCCCGACTTCAGGCAAAGGGCTGCCGCATCCACGGTAACATTCGGGCGTGATTCATACACCATGCCGACGACACCCAGGGGTATCCGCATTTTACCGACAAGCAGTCCGTTTGGCCGCCGCCACATTGAAGTGATTTTCCCTACCGGATCCGGCAGAGCGGCAACCTCCAGAAGTCCCTCGGCGATTCCCTCCAGAGAAGCGTCAGAGAGCGTCAGCCGCTCCAACAGTGCAGAGGAAAGACCAATGCTGCGCGAATAAGCAAGGTCCTTCTCGTTTTCTCTTTTCAGAAAATCGGCATTTTGCAAGATGGCCTCCGCCATTGCCTTAAGCGCCCCATTTTTTACATCAGTCGAAGTCTTGGCAAGAAGGATTGCAGCCCCTTTGGCCTGACGCCCGATATTCTCCATCTGTAAGCTTATTTCCGACATTATTCACCTCAAAAACCAAGGATATAACTTCTTATTGATACCGAATCATTTCTGATAAAAACAAGCATGTCTCTCTATTGACGTTGACAATGAATGTTGCCATCATATAAAAGAATTCGATTGCAATGAAAGAGCGAAGATAATTTACAAGACGTCGCTAATGGTGTCAAGTTTATTTACAATTTTGCAATTAGCGGCACACGTCTTTGATAATTTAACCGACACAGTAAAATTGGCAGGATGCAAGAACAATGAGCGGAAATATCCGAGTTAAGGCGGGCAAACAGGCCTACGAGATTATTAGCAGCGGCGGCTTCAATCTGGACCATATAGCAACCTATTTCGGCCCGGCGGGAGGCCCCCGCTGGCTGGTCACAAGCGGCTTCGATCTTACCCTGCTCAGGGAACAATCACTTGGCCGCAAAAACCCGGTCTGGCTGGTGGGCGCCTCTGCCGGGGCTTGGCGCTTCGCGGCATGGCCGCAGCCGGAAGCAGAGAAGAGCTATGCCATGCTTATGGAGGCATATATAACTGCAATCTACAACAGAAAAGACACACCCCGGACAATCCTTCGGTCACTGGCAGCAATCGTTAACAGTTATCTTGAAGATGACGGCCTGCCTTTCGCTCTCTCCAACAAACGATACCGGCTTGCAATCCTGACAACGAGGATGAAGAATCTCGCCGCCTCTGACAATGTTTTGTCACAAAAATTAGGTTTTTTCTCAATATTCCTGGCCAACGCCGCAAGCCCGCCGCTGCTGCATTGGTTTGCCGAAAGGGTTGTTTTTTATTACGGCGCCCGCCCTCCTGATTTCTGCTTACGAAAGGGATTCAACGGCCGTTTTTCACCGTTGAACGAGGCAAATTTCAAATCCGCTGTCATTGCCTCCGGCGCCATCCCCCTTGTAGTCGCCGGCGTTCGGGATATCTTCGGCGCTCCTGACGGCGTTTACCGCGACGGCGGTCTGCTGGATTATAATATAAATCAGGATTACCGCACTAAAAACGGCGGGCTGACGCTGTTTTTCCATCACCAGGAAAGAATCATTCCCGGCTGGATGGACAAGGTTTTTAAAAAAAGACGCCCGCCGACTGCTTTTCTCGATCACGTGCTAATGGTTTATCCGGCGGAAAGCTTTATCCAAAAACTCCCCAACGGCAGGATCCCTGATCGCACTGATTTCGCTACCTTCATGGACGACCCCCAAACGAGAATCGCCAACTGGAAAAAGACGGTGGCCCTCGCGGCGCCCCTTGGTGAAGAGTTTCTGGAGTTGATAGCGAGCAACCGGCTGCGGGACATAGTTGAAATACTTTGACAAGACCCTTGATAAACTGTTTATTTGCCAAAAAATCTCCAAATGAATCATGATTGTTAAAGAATGAATTATTCCGGCATTGAGAAGAATATTGAAACACTGAAGAGCAGCCTCTCCGCTTGTGAACTCTGCCCGCGGATGTGCCATGTAAACAGGAATTCCGGAGAAAGAGGCTTCTGCCTTCTTGCCAGCGAGATGCTGATAAGCGCCCATTTGCCTCACCACGGCGAGGAACCCCCCCTTTCCGGGGCCAGGGGCGCGGGAACTATCTTTTTTTCCTCCTGCAACCTGAGATGCAGTTACTGCCAGAATTACCAGATCAGCCACACCCCCGCCGGACAGTCGGTTTCCGTAGATGAACTCGTTGAGCTCATGTTTGAATTACAAAATGCCGGGTGTCACAATATAGAACCGGTAACCCCTACTCCCCACCTGCCGGGAATAATGGAAGCGCTTTTTCTTGCCAGAAAAAGGGGGCTTTCGCTGCCGGTTG is part of the Syntrophobacterales bacterium genome and harbors:
- a CDS encoding glutamate-5-semialdehyde dehydrogenase encodes the protein MENIGRQAKGAAILLAKTSTDVKNGALKAMAEAILQNADFLKRENEKDLAYSRSIGLSSALLERLTLSDASLEGIAEGLLEVAALPDPVGKITSMWRRPNGLLVGKMRIPLGVVGMVYESRPNVTVDAAALCLKSGNAVILRGGSEAINSNLALAKIIAEALQKFSLPERAVQVVPMTDREAVYELLQLEEFIDVIIPRGGEELIRAVVRDSKIPVIKHYKGVCHVYVDEDADMDMAIGIIINAKAQRPGVCNALETLLVHEKIARIFLPLAAIKLRQAGVTLRGCEKTREILSEAAPATDADWSREYLDLILAIRVVDDLDAAIAHIEKYGSLHTESIVTENYSRAQRFIQEVNSSAVLVNASTRFNDGFELGLGAEIGISTTKLHAFGPMGLEELTTTKFIIYGNGQVRI